One region of Marivirga arenosa genomic DNA includes:
- a CDS encoding transketolase, translating to MASQANIPELEKIASQVRRDIVRMVHAVNSGHPGGSLGCTDFFVALYFHILKHNKDFNMDGINEDIFFLSNGHISPVWYSVLARSGYFEVSELSTFRKINSRLQGHPTTEEKLPGVRIASGSLGQGLSAALGAAQTKKLNNDDQLVYVLMGDGEVQEGQIWEAAMYGAHHKVDNIIATIDYNGQQIDGPISEVMDLKDLKAKWQAFGWEVIESEGNDMSEIIKSLEHAKSLTGKGKPILNLMKTEMGYGVDFMQGTHKWHGVAPNDEQLTDALSQLEETLGDY from the coding sequence ATGGCAAGTCAGGCAAACATTCCAGAACTGGAAAAAATAGCTTCTCAGGTTAGAAGAGACATCGTTAGAATGGTACACGCAGTTAATTCAGGTCACCCTGGAGGATCTTTGGGATGTACTGATTTTTTTGTGGCTTTATATTTCCACATATTAAAGCACAATAAAGACTTTAATATGGACGGAATTAATGAAGACATTTTCTTTTTGTCTAATGGTCACATTTCACCGGTATGGTACAGTGTTTTAGCAAGAAGTGGTTACTTTGAAGTTTCAGAATTAAGCACCTTCAGAAAAATTAACAGCAGACTTCAAGGCCACCCTACAACAGAAGAAAAACTTCCAGGAGTTAGAATTGCATCTGGATCATTAGGCCAAGGATTATCTGCTGCATTGGGCGCTGCTCAGACCAAAAAGCTCAATAATGATGATCAATTAGTTTATGTATTAATGGGTGATGGAGAGGTACAAGAAGGGCAAATCTGGGAAGCTGCCATGTATGGAGCCCATCATAAAGTGGATAATATAATTGCTACCATTGATTATAATGGACAGCAAATTGATGGCCCTATATCAGAGGTAATGGACTTAAAAGACCTGAAAGCAAAATGGCAAGCTTTTGGATGGGAAGTTATTGAAAGTGAAGGTAATGACATGTCTGAAATCATAAAATCATTAGAACATGCTAAAAGCCTTACCGGAAAAGGTAAGCCTATTCTAAATCTAATGAAAACCGAAATGGGTTATGGTGTAGATTTCATGCAAGGCACACACAAATGGCATGGTGTTGCTCCAAATGATGAACAACTTACTGATGCACTATCTCAATTAGAAGAAACATTAGGAGACTATTAA
- a CDS encoding vWA domain-containing protein: MKIKYTISFIFLLFVIHFAKAQRVEQSIPEKTRILFLFDASGSMLAPWGNELRIDAAKRVLTDLVDSLRVNDKVELALRPYGHLTPAKERNCKDTKLEIPFGPDNNDDIINRLKYIYPRGTTPIAYSLEQSAKDFPQDDNYRNIIIIITDGIESCDGDPCAVSLALQKKAIFLRPFVIGLGMEEKFEAEFDCLGEYFNAKNINAFRSVLNGILNQSLSKTTASVELLDENNRPVEKDVNVSFINTFTGISEFDFIHFRDKNGKPDTVEVDPVLSYDVVVNTVPPVVKRNVYLKGGTHNVIRIKSPQGSLRVNQDNSFEYDKDVQVIIKRSSGSEIVNTQAIKAEEKYLIGNYDIEILTLPRINIKNINISQGEKRNINIPAPGRINIIYSSKGKGSLYSVDEDGRQTWIKKLDLDGGKTSFGIQPGRYKYVYRSDRAMGSKYTQIKEFVVKSGQTLNIKIY, from the coding sequence ATGAAAATTAAATATACCATATCGTTCATATTTTTACTCTTTGTGATCCATTTTGCAAAAGCACAGAGAGTAGAGCAGAGTATTCCTGAAAAAACAAGAATATTATTTCTTTTTGATGCATCAGGTAGTATGTTGGCTCCTTGGGGAAATGAACTACGTATCGATGCTGCAAAAAGAGTATTAACAGACTTAGTGGATTCTCTTAGAGTAAATGATAAGGTAGAATTAGCTCTTAGGCCATATGGCCATTTAACACCTGCCAAAGAAAGAAATTGTAAAGATACTAAACTGGAAATCCCTTTTGGACCTGATAATAATGATGATATAATTAATCGATTAAAATACATCTATCCTAGGGGAACCACTCCTATTGCCTATTCATTAGAACAATCAGCCAAAGACTTTCCACAAGATGATAATTATAGGAACATCATCATAATTATAACAGACGGTATAGAATCATGTGATGGTGATCCTTGTGCTGTTTCATTAGCACTACAAAAGAAAGCCATATTCCTTAGGCCCTTCGTCATTGGTTTAGGAATGGAAGAAAAATTTGAAGCCGAATTTGATTGTTTAGGTGAGTATTTTAACGCTAAAAATATTAATGCCTTTAGAAGTGTTTTAAATGGAATCTTAAACCAATCCTTAAGTAAAACTACTGCAAGTGTTGAGCTATTAGATGAAAATAACAGGCCGGTAGAAAAAGATGTAAATGTGTCTTTTATTAATACTTTTACTGGTATATCTGAATTTGACTTTATTCACTTTAGAGATAAAAATGGTAAACCTGATACCGTAGAAGTTGATCCAGTTTTGAGTTATGATGTAGTTGTGAACACTGTTCCTCCTGTTGTAAAACGAAATGTATATTTAAAAGGCGGTACACACAATGTAATTAGAATAAAAAGCCCCCAAGGATCCTTAAGAGTAAACCAAGATAATTCTTTTGAATACGATAAAGACGTTCAAGTAATTATTAAAAGATCTTCCGGAAGCGAAATCGTTAATACTCAAGCTATAAAGGCAGAAGAGAAATATTTAATCGGGAATTATGACATCGAAATATTAACCTTGCCAAGAATTAACATTAAAAACATCAACATTAGTCAAGGTGAAAAAAGGAATATCAACATTCCAGCACCAGGTAGAATCAATATCATTTATAGTAGTAAAGGTAAAGGAAGCTTATATTCAGTAGATGAAGACGGAAGGCAAACCTGGATTAAAAAATTAGATTTAGATGGAGGAAAAACCAGTTTTGGTATACAGCCAGGAAGATATAAATATGTTTACCGCTCAGATAGAGCTATGGGAAGTAAATACACTCAAATAAAAGAATTTGTAGTAAAATCAGGACAAACCCTTAATATTAAAATATACTAA
- a CDS encoding transketolase family protein, which yields MAETKFTFTEKKDTRSGFGDGLLEAGKKNDKVVGLCADLIGSLKMGAFQKEFPDRFFQTGIAEANMMGLAAGMTIGGKIPFTGTFANFSTGRVYDQIRQSIAYSEKNVKICASHAGVTLGEDGATHQILEDVGMMRMLPNMTVINPCDYNQTKAATLAITDHEGPVYLRFGRPKVPVFTPADQKFEIGKAIKMIEGSDVTIFATGHLVWEAVEAEAILREKGISVELINIHTIKPLDVKAILESVKKTGCVVTAEEHQKNGGLGDAVAQVLTEQLPSPQEYVAVNDKFGESGTPSELMKKYGLDAEHIVSAVEKVIKRK from the coding sequence ATGGCAGAAACTAAATTTACGTTTACAGAAAAAAAAGATACTCGCTCTGGTTTTGGTGATGGTCTTTTAGAAGCAGGCAAGAAAAATGATAAGGTTGTTGGCTTATGTGCAGATTTAATTGGATCTCTGAAAATGGGAGCATTTCAAAAGGAATTTCCTGACAGATTTTTCCAAACAGGTATTGCAGAAGCTAACATGATGGGGCTTGCGGCTGGAATGACAATTGGAGGGAAAATTCCTTTTACCGGAACATTTGCCAATTTCTCTACAGGAAGAGTATATGATCAGATTCGTCAATCTATCGCTTATTCTGAAAAGAATGTGAAAATATGTGCATCTCATGCAGGAGTAACTCTTGGGGAGGATGGAGCAACTCACCAAATATTGGAGGATGTAGGAATGATGAGAATGCTTCCTAATATGACTGTTATAAATCCGTGCGACTACAATCAAACTAAAGCGGCTACTTTAGCTATAACAGATCATGAGGGACCTGTATACTTAAGATTTGGTAGACCTAAAGTTCCTGTATTCACTCCTGCAGATCAAAAATTTGAGATTGGAAAAGCAATAAAAATGATTGAGGGTTCAGATGTTACTATTTTTGCTACCGGTCATTTAGTATGGGAAGCTGTTGAAGCTGAAGCAATTCTAAGAGAAAAAGGTATTAGTGTTGAACTAATTAATATCCATACAATAAAGCCTCTAGATGTGAAAGCTATTTTAGAATCTGTTAAAAAGACTGGCTGCGTGGTTACCGCTGAAGAGCATCAGAAAAACGGTGGCTTAGGGGATGCTGTAGCGCAAGTATTAACAGAACAATTACCAAGTCCACAAGAATATGTTGCTGTGAATGATAAGTTTGGAGAAAGTGGAACTCCTTCTGAATTAATGAAAAAATATGGCTTAGATGCTGAACATATTGTTTCAGCAGTAGAAAAAGTTATAAAAAGGAAATAA
- a CDS encoding putative quinol monooxygenase: MVIRIVKMTFKEGKVDDFLEIFNKYKSAIRNQKGCNHLELWRDKDNTNTFSTYSIWDSEEYLNNYRGSEIFGLVWPATKALFSEKPQASTHIQEYKLD; encoded by the coding sequence ATGGTAATCAGAATTGTTAAAATGACCTTTAAAGAAGGAAAAGTTGATGATTTTCTTGAAATATTCAATAAATACAAATCAGCAATTCGCAATCAGAAAGGTTGTAATCATTTAGAGCTTTGGAGAGATAAAGATAATACCAATACCTTCAGTACTTACAGTATATGGGACTCAGAAGAATATTTGAACAATTATAGAGGTTCAGAAATATTCGGTTTGGTATGGCCAGCTACAAAGGCACTGTTTTCTGAAAAACCACAAGCTAGTACTCACATTCAAGAATATAAATTAGATTAG
- a CDS encoding polyprenyl synthetase family protein yields MSSKIREIQSPIKNEMAEFEIKFRQFMKSKVYLLDKIMGYIVKRKGKQMRPMFVFLSAGVHGEINEATYRGAALIELLHTATLVHDDVVDDANYRRGFFSINALWKNKIAILVGDYLLSRGLLLSVDNEDYDLLKIVSEAVREMSEGELLQIEKARKLNITEDIYYDIIRQKTASLIASCCAVGSRSVIKNDEVSEKMKLFGEKVGMAFQIKDDLFDYGTNEIGKPLGIDIKEKKMTLPLIYALNNSDKSEQKQILKLIKNKSEKNSTVKTVVSFVKEKNGIDYATEVMHNYYDEAMKIIKDFPDSNYRKSLMDLVQYTIERKK; encoded by the coding sequence ATGAGTAGTAAAATTAGAGAAATACAATCACCCATAAAAAATGAAATGGCTGAATTTGAAATAAAATTCCGTCAGTTCATGAAAAGTAAGGTTTATTTGCTTGATAAAATCATGGGTTATATTGTAAAGAGGAAAGGAAAACAGATGCGTCCTATGTTTGTTTTTCTTTCTGCAGGCGTACATGGTGAAATAAATGAGGCTACCTATAGAGGTGCTGCCCTTATTGAATTATTGCATACGGCTACTCTTGTTCATGATGATGTTGTGGATGATGCTAATTATCGTAGAGGATTTTTCTCAATCAATGCATTATGGAAAAATAAGATCGCTATTCTGGTGGGTGATTATCTTTTGTCTCGTGGATTACTATTATCTGTAGATAATGAGGATTATGATTTGCTTAAAATTGTTTCCGAGGCCGTGAGAGAAATGAGTGAGGGAGAGTTACTTCAAATTGAAAAGGCTAGAAAGCTTAATATTACAGAGGATATTTATTATGATATTATAAGACAAAAAACGGCATCTTTAATTGCTTCATGCTGTGCAGTTGGAAGTCGTTCTGTAATTAAGAATGATGAAGTAAGTGAGAAAATGAAACTCTTTGGTGAGAAGGTAGGTATGGCTTTTCAAATTAAAGATGACTTATTTGATTATGGTACTAATGAAATAGGGAAACCATTAGGAATTGATATCAAAGAAAAGAAGATGACTCTGCCTTTGATTTACGCTTTAAACAATTCTGATAAATCCGAACAAAAACAAATTCTTAAGTTAATCAAGAATAAGAGTGAGAAGAATTCCACTGTAAAAACGGTGGTGTCTTTTGTTAAGGAAAAAAATGGGATAGACTATGCAACTGAGGTAATGCATAACTATTATGATGAAGCGATGAAAATCATTAAAGACTTTCCAGATTCGAACTATCGTAAATCATTAATGGATTTAGTACAGTATACGATTGAGAGGAAAAAATAA
- a CDS encoding alpha/beta hydrolase family protein produces MQSNKMIQENIIINSSLHEKPITADIKYIPSKDKKPLILFVHGFKGFKDWGVFNLFANEMANRGFIFMKINLSHNGTTPENLTDFEDLEAFGNNNFTIELHDLKDSIDYLYSENNIIPNDEIDYNQLNLAGHSRGGGLVILKAREDDRIKKVITLAAISDLSKRWPESFLKEWRDKGVQYIENKRTNQLMPLYVQLYDDVLENPDRLSIPNAIKEMKQPLLAFHGTKDETLPIEMAYQIKEIKPDTELIIYDNENHVFGAAHPWKENKLPQTFENILNEIERFLK; encoded by the coding sequence ATGCAATCAAACAAAATGATTCAAGAAAATATAATTATTAATAGTTCGCTTCACGAAAAGCCAATTACTGCAGATATTAAATATATTCCTTCTAAGGATAAGAAACCGTTAATACTTTTTGTTCACGGTTTTAAAGGATTTAAAGATTGGGGAGTATTCAATCTTTTTGCTAATGAAATGGCTAATAGAGGATTTATTTTTATGAAAATAAATTTAAGTCATAATGGAACTACTCCGGAAAATTTAACAGATTTTGAAGATCTGGAAGCCTTTGGAAATAATAACTTCACTATTGAATTACATGATCTAAAAGATAGTATAGATTATTTATATTCTGAGAATAATATAATCCCAAATGACGAAATTGATTATAATCAATTAAACCTGGCTGGGCATAGCAGAGGTGGTGGACTGGTTATATTAAAAGCCAGAGAAGACGATAGAATCAAAAAAGTAATAACTTTAGCAGCTATTAGTGATTTAAGCAAAAGATGGCCTGAGAGCTTCTTAAAAGAGTGGAGAGACAAAGGAGTTCAATACATAGAAAATAAGAGAACAAATCAGCTTATGCCACTTTATGTTCAATTATATGATGACGTTTTAGAGAATCCTGATAGATTATCAATCCCCAATGCTATCAAAGAAATGAAACAGCCTCTTTTAGCTTTTCATGGAACAAAGGATGAGACACTACCAATTGAAATGGCTTATCAAATAAAAGAGATAAAACCAGATACAGAATTAATAATATACGATAATGAGAATCATGTGTTTGGAGCAGCCCATCCATGGAAGGAGAATAAACTTCCACAAACTTTCGAAAATATTTTGAACGAAATAGAGAGATTTTTAAAGTAA
- a CDS encoding T9SS type A sorting domain-containing protein, whose translation MKHNFTNYLTGSSLLVLLILFLSTQFNSPKTFDTNSSEGSEIWSTKKTKIKSGKDEYMKPDGFIEYFNSISSKFGEGSNSYKPGYRFNELKSALNKAKSIRSSSSYNAVFKSRGPGNVGGRTRAIAVDPDDNTNCTWIAGAASGGIWKTTDCGQSWINISPNIPNLSTNSIAQSPSNPDVIYVGTGEVFAANATFVRGDGIYKSINRGESWDLLVSTVGNNNFESVNRISIDPTDENVVIIATNSGIFKSIDGGNSWVKKYESIVPNTNAFNSVQDLQVDPTNFDIQYAGVNSVGIVKSMDGGETWELTSEGITDGTRFEIAIAPSKTDVIYTSTEVGQTTFLYYSGDAGASWYQVEDEDSNTDYLGGQGWYDNSIAVNPYDETEVFVGGVNIGKYVVDGQNIQESERQFLGLEFENIEFLSFVNFGADFSNGILNIATGNLSPSENPVTVEIRFGGNNTQKAHRFSVPADGGANGDGGAGIPETQYNFEDYSDVPFEVWDVENNRQLMVSYRDQKNDGTFNLNPRDDANDPELLNSREYLYIHDLEYNPDSPSPDVAEQSGGIAFANMYYFWPILAAGQEWNPSELENSILRILYDSKSVAVANATAVYDAYGGFGRQNINNLHPDHHHFTLIPMDESTETFMIVNGNDGGLGISRNNGGTFQQIENGYITSQFYGADKAPGADKYVGGTQDNGTWLSTTGTVNETSDYQFVLGGDGFEVVWHPDNENLVLATIYNNRIFKSTDGGNSFTASSSGIGEEDGPFITRLASSKTSPNTVYAIGNLGVYRSTNFGDTWSMRLISDDSWGGNASASDVTVSLANDQIVWAGAGMADGALNLFVSTNGGRSYEKTNNYSPDPNAFFTGIYTHPVEDSTAYALFSLPNFPKILKTTDLGKTWTDISGFEGSESGSNNGFPDAYVHSLLVMPFDTDIIWAGTEIGLFESLDGGNSWNFKADMPSVSIWSMKVVDNQVVLGTHGRGIWTAEIDELSLAALEIEDFTYNGYGKADVTFDLKRSYDKITLLYNDTEYLVLDNVAAGIRSVSIEGINEFNNSNIRLLAELNNEMFYAPKFNIETIDVTPDILGFSVSNNDGIYPVTIEVENNEPFEKVEVLFNSQVVHIDERILTEEDGNRIITFDYDQAARNNLQVKAFLNGQEYVASAQEQLITSNNNQLDTEFNIYPNPVNDIINISKANNISSLKIYSSKGVLVKQINISDLNQIDVSDLKQGIYLFQMSDAKGKLFTRRIIKQ comes from the coding sequence ATGAAGCATAATTTTACTAATTATTTAACAGGCTCTAGTTTGCTTGTTTTGCTAATATTATTTTTATCTACTCAATTCAATTCACCTAAGACTTTCGATACAAATTCTTCAGAGGGAAGTGAAATATGGTCTACTAAAAAGACAAAAATTAAGTCCGGAAAGGATGAATACATGAAGCCAGATGGATTCATTGAATATTTCAATTCTATATCTTCTAAATTTGGTGAAGGTAGTAATAGTTATAAGCCAGGTTATAGATTTAATGAGTTAAAGTCAGCATTAAATAAGGCGAAAAGCATTCGCAGTTCATCTAGTTATAATGCAGTTTTTAAGTCTAGAGGTCCTGGTAATGTAGGAGGAAGAACAAGAGCAATAGCTGTTGATCCTGATGATAATACGAACTGCACTTGGATTGCAGGCGCTGCAAGTGGTGGAATATGGAAAACTACCGATTGTGGTCAAAGTTGGATCAATATATCACCAAACATACCAAACCTTTCTACTAATTCTATTGCTCAGTCACCGTCTAACCCAGATGTAATATATGTTGGAACAGGGGAGGTTTTTGCAGCTAATGCAACTTTTGTAAGAGGAGATGGGATTTACAAATCTATAAATAGAGGTGAAAGTTGGGATTTGCTAGTCTCAACTGTAGGGAATAATAATTTCGAATCAGTTAATAGAATTTCAATTGATCCAACTGATGAGAATGTTGTTATTATAGCAACCAATTCTGGAATATTTAAATCAATTGATGGGGGAAATTCATGGGTGAAGAAGTATGAATCTATAGTTCCAAATACGAATGCCTTCAATTCAGTACAGGATCTACAAGTTGATCCAACTAATTTTGATATTCAATATGCTGGAGTTAATTCTGTTGGTATCGTGAAATCAATGGATGGTGGTGAAACATGGGAACTAACATCAGAAGGAATAACTGATGGCACACGATTTGAAATAGCAATAGCGCCAAGTAAAACAGATGTCATATATACTTCCACAGAGGTAGGACAGACTACCTTTTTATATTATTCTGGTGATGCAGGTGCTAGCTGGTATCAGGTAGAAGATGAAGATTCTAATACAGATTATTTAGGAGGACAAGGATGGTATGATAATTCAATAGCCGTTAATCCTTATGACGAAACAGAAGTTTTTGTAGGAGGTGTTAATATTGGTAAATATGTGGTTGATGGACAAAATATTCAAGAATCTGAGAGACAATTTTTAGGTTTGGAGTTTGAGAATATTGAGTTTTTATCATTTGTAAATTTTGGGGCTGATTTTTCTAACGGTATTTTAAACATTGCAACTGGTAATTTATCTCCTTCTGAAAACCCAGTTACTGTTGAAATACGTTTTGGTGGAAATAATACTCAAAAAGCTCATAGGTTTAGTGTACCAGCTGATGGTGGTGCTAATGGTGATGGGGGAGCAGGTATTCCAGAAACTCAATATAATTTTGAAGATTATTCAGATGTGCCATTTGAGGTTTGGGATGTTGAGAATAATAGGCAATTAATGGTTTCATACAGGGATCAAAAAAATGACGGTACATTTAACTTAAATCCTAGAGATGACGCAAATGATCCAGAGTTATTAAATTCTCGTGAATACTTATATATCCATGATTTAGAATATAACCCAGATTCTCCGAGTCCAGATGTCGCTGAACAAAGCGGTGGAATTGCATTTGCAAATATGTATTATTTTTGGCCAATTTTAGCAGCGGGTCAAGAATGGAATCCATCTGAGCTAGAAAACTCCATATTAAGAATATTATATGATTCTAAATCAGTTGCAGTAGCAAATGCGACAGCTGTTTACGATGCCTATGGCGGTTTTGGCAGACAAAATATTAATAATTTACATCCTGATCATCATCATTTTACTTTAATTCCTATGGATGAATCTACTGAGACATTCATGATTGTTAATGGTAATGACGGGGGGTTAGGTATTTCTAGAAATAATGGAGGTACATTTCAGCAAATTGAAAATGGGTATATTACTAGCCAGTTTTACGGTGCAGACAAAGCGCCTGGAGCTGATAAATATGTAGGAGGGACTCAAGACAATGGTACATGGTTGTCTACTACCGGAACTGTCAATGAAACCTCCGACTATCAATTTGTTTTAGGTGGTGATGGTTTCGAGGTTGTATGGCACCCGGACAATGAAAATCTTGTACTAGCTACAATATATAATAATAGAATTTTTAAATCTACAGATGGTGGTAATTCATTTACAGCTTCAAGTTCAGGAATAGGAGAAGAAGATGGTCCATTTATTACAAGACTTGCTAGTTCAAAAACTTCTCCAAACACAGTTTACGCAATAGGTAATTTAGGTGTTTATCGTTCTACAAATTTTGGAGATACTTGGTCAATGAGATTAATATCTGATGATTCTTGGGGTGGAAATGCAAGTGCAAGTGATGTAACGGTTTCTTTGGCTAATGACCAAATAGTATGGGCTGGAGCTGGTATGGCAGACGGAGCATTGAATCTTTTTGTTTCTACTAATGGAGGAAGATCATATGAAAAGACAAATAATTATTCTCCAGATCCAAATGCATTTTTTACTGGCATATATACTCACCCAGTAGAGGATAGCACTGCTTATGCATTATTCAGTTTGCCAAATTTTCCTAAAATTTTAAAAACAACAGATTTAGGTAAAACCTGGACGGACATATCAGGTTTTGAGGGCAGTGAAAGTGGTAGTAATAATGGGTTTCCTGATGCATATGTTCATTCATTGTTAGTGATGCCTTTTGATACTGATATTATTTGGGCAGGTACAGAAATAGGTTTATTTGAGTCACTTGATGGCGGTAATAGCTGGAATTTTAAAGCAGATATGCCATCAGTATCCATTTGGTCTATGAAAGTAGTTGATAATCAAGTGGTATTAGGTACTCATGGGAGAGGAATATGGACTGCAGAAATTGATGAATTGAGCTTAGCAGCTTTGGAAATTGAAGATTTTACCTATAATGGATATGGTAAAGCAGATGTTACCTTCGATCTTAAAAGATCATATGATAAGATTACATTATTATATAATGATACCGAATATTTAGTGTTGGATAATGTTGCAGCTGGCATTAGAAGCGTTTCAATTGAAGGTATTAATGAATTTAATAATTCAAATATTAGATTATTAGCTGAATTAAATAATGAAATGTTTTACGCTCCAAAATTTAATATTGAAACAATTGATGTAACTCCAGATATACTTGGTTTTAGTGTAAGTAATAATGATGGGATATATCCGGTTACTATTGAGGTTGAAAATAATGAGCCATTTGAAAAGGTTGAAGTTTTATTTAACTCTCAAGTCGTTCATATAGATGAAAGAATATTAACTGAAGAGGATGGAAACAGAATAATTACTTTTGATTATGATCAGGCCGCAAGAAATAATTTGCAAGTAAAGGCATTTTTAAATGGGCAGGAATATGTAGCTTCTGCTCAAGAACAATTGATAACATCAAATAATAATCAATTAGATACTGAGTTCAACATTTATCCTAACCCAGTAAATGATATTATTAATATATCAAAAGCTAATAATATTAGTTCATTAAAGATTTACAGCTCTAAAGGTGTTTTGGTTAAACAAATAAATATTTCTGATTTGAACCAAATTGATGTTTCAGATTTAAAACAGGGTATATATTTATTCCAGATGTCTGATGCAAAGGGTAAATTATTCACAAGAAGAATTATAAAACAATAA
- a CDS encoding SusD/RagB family nutrient-binding outer membrane lipoprotein yields the protein MKNIFIKLSSLFLSLILLAGCSDFDDMNIDPKKPANVDPNYLFTYAEIELSDYINSPSNNTNVGRLLAQQLSQVTYVTESRYLLDDRQISDALWNNSYRDVLNNLMLAKEQIPNFDSNEDNIATKNAMITVLEVYTYQLMVDAFGDIPYGEALAGADVKSPAYDDAATIYADLVTKLDGAISDLNKGTGFGSADVIYGGSNAEWVKFANALKIRLGMRLADVNSSQAQSLVETAAANTFTSNADNATLEYAGGSYANPIYVNLVVSGRNDYVISETFVDIVNPLNDPRRAYFMEPASATGDYAGLRYGLETGVGLAAVPNYSTIGSNILGETFRGVLMDYSEVASYLAEAAQRGWNVGGSAQEWYEESVTASITDWASIAEDGNDGVADAAAYLAQPEVAFATAEDGNAMNAIAKQRYISLFNRGMTAWYEWRRMDYPSLVPPEGMSASDIPTRLQYPVDERSVNNANRQDAASAIGGDDLTTKVFWDVK from the coding sequence ATGAAAAATATATTTATAAAATTATCTAGTCTATTTCTTTCATTAATATTACTGGCGGGATGTAGTGATTTTGATGATATGAATATAGACCCAAAAAAACCAGCAAATGTAGATCCTAATTATCTATTTACATATGCTGAAATTGAATTATCTGATTATATTAATTCTCCCAGTAATAATACTAATGTTGGAAGGTTATTAGCTCAGCAATTATCTCAAGTTACATACGTGACTGAAAGTAGATATTTGTTGGATGACAGACAAATTTCTGATGCATTATGGAATAATTCATACCGTGATGTATTGAACAATTTAATGTTAGCAAAAGAACAAATTCCTAATTTTGATTCTAATGAGGACAATATAGCAACTAAAAATGCTATGATTACTGTTCTTGAAGTATATACCTATCAGCTTATGGTTGATGCTTTTGGTGATATTCCTTATGGTGAAGCATTAGCTGGAGCTGATGTGAAATCACCAGCTTATGATGATGCTGCAACTATCTATGCAGATTTAGTAACTAAATTAGATGGTGCAATTTCTGATTTAAACAAAGGTACTGGATTTGGATCTGCTGATGTAATTTATGGCGGTTCTAATGCTGAATGGGTTAAATTTGCTAATGCATTAAAAATTAGATTAGGAATGAGATTAGCTGATGTGAATTCTTCACAGGCGCAAAGCCTTGTAGAGACTGCTGCAGCAAATACTTTTACATCTAATGCAGATAATGCTACATTAGAATATGCTGGTGGATCGTATGCAAATCCTATCTACGTTAATTTAGTAGTTTCAGGTAGAAACGATTATGTGATTAGTGAAACATTTGTGGATATCGTTAATCCATTAAATGATCCAAGAAGAGCATATTTCATGGAGCCTGCTTCAGCCACTGGTGATTATGCTGGATTAAGATATGGTTTAGAGACTGGAGTAGGTTTAGCCGCAGTTCCAAACTATTCAACTATTGGATCAAATATTTTAGGAGAAACATTCAGAGGTGTTTTAATGGATTACTCTGAAGTAGCTTCTTATTTAGCTGAAGCTGCACAAAGAGGATGGAATGTTGGTGGATCTGCTCAAGAATGGTATGAAGAAAGTGTTACTGCTTCAATTACTGATTGGGCATCGATTGCTGAAGATGGTAATGATGGCGTTGCAGATGCCGCTGCTTATTTGGCACAACCAGAAGTGGCTTTTGCTACTGCAGAAGATGGTAATGCAATGAATGCAATTGCTAAACAAAGATATATCTCATTATTTAATAGAGGTATGACTGCATGGTATGAGTGGAGGAGAATGGATTATCCTTCTTTAGTGCCACCTGAGGGGATGTCAGCTAGTGATATACCTACTAGATTACAGTATCCTGTTGATGAAAGAAGTGTTAATAATGCTAACCGTCAAGATGCTGCTTCAGCAATAGGTGGTGATGATTTAACTACTAAAGTATTCTGGGACGTTAAATAA